In Ammospiza nelsoni isolate bAmmNel1 chromosome 20, bAmmNel1.pri, whole genome shotgun sequence, one DNA window encodes the following:
- the LOC132082419 gene encoding basic proline-rich protein-like: MEGAGSRGAPSLRPPPRLGPAAPSCPCSPRPSRPCRSRPRAPCASGRGPRVPPAAGPVCLRPRAPCASGRGPRVPPAAGPVCLRPRAPCASGRVCLGPRAPCASGRGLRVPRAPCASGRGLRVPPAAGSVCLGPRAPCASGRGLRVPRAAGPVCLRPRAPCASGRGLRVPRAAGPVCLRPRAPCASGRGLRVPPAAGPVCLRPRAPCASGRGPRVPPAAGSVCLRPRAPCASGRGPRVPPAAGPVCLGPRAPCASGRGLRVPPAAGSVCLGPRAPCASGRGPRVPPAAGSVCLRPRAPCASGRGLRVPRAPCASGRGLRVPPAAGSVCRGLRVPRAAGSVCLGPRAPCASGRGPRVPRAAGSVCLGPRAPCASGRGLRVPRAAGPVCLRPRAPCASGRGLRVPRAPCASGRGLRVPRAPCASGRGLRVPPAAGSVCLRPRAPCASGRGPRVPPAAGSVCLGPRAPCASGRGLRVPRAAGPVCLRPRAPCASGRGLRVPPAAGSVCLRPRAPCASGRGPRVPPAAGSVCLRPRARCASGRGLRVPRAAGPVCLGPRAPCASGRGPRVPRAAGSVCLRPRAPCASGRGLRVPRAAGPVCLRPRAPCASGRPGGADGPALPLPRGPGPGPSRAEPPRRSPGGSIGPRAPLLGTARHRTAAPPAAPLLPFVPLPRPRASSRCPGTRVPPPRVPLCRSARSPAAPDPLAPAASPGNAPICPCQGPAIGFFSKAFRYVFLKSHFRKRTQTCISLRAPPPLSGRIAKTIRSRIRSFSDRKVSDSSGR, from the coding sequence ATGGAGGGTGCGGGGAGCCGGGGTGCCCCCAGCctgcgccccccgccccgcctcGGCCCCGCGGCCCCTTCCTGCCCATGCTCCCCGCGCCCCTCCCGGCCCTGCCGGTCCCGGCCGCGGGCTCCGTGTGCCTCGGGCCGCGGGCCCCGTGTGCCTCCGGCCGCGGGCCCCGTGTGCCTCCGGCCGCGGGCTCCGTGTGCCTCCGGCCGCGGGCCCCGTGTGCCTCCGGCCGCGGGCCCCGTGTGCCTCCGGCCGCGGGCTCCGTGTGCCTCGGGCCGCGTGTGCCTCGGGCCGCGGGCTCCGTGTGCCTCCGGCCGCGGGCTCCGTGTGCCGCGGGCTCCGTGTGCCTCGGGCCGCGGGCTCCGTGTGCCTCCGGCCGCGGGCTCCGTGTGCCTCGGGCCGCGGGCTCCGTGTGCCTCGGGCCGCGGGCTCCGTGTGCCTCGGGCCGCGGGCCCCGTGTGCCTCCGGCCGCGGGCCCCGTGTGCCTCCGGCCGCGGGCTCCGTGTGCCTCGGGCCGCGGGCCCCGTGTGCCTCCGGCCGCGGGCCCCGTGTGCCTCCGGCCGCGGGCTCCGTGTGCCTCCGGCCGCGGGCCCCGTGTGCCTCCGGCCGCGGGCTCCGTGTGCCTCGGGCCGCGGGCCCCGTGTGCCTCCGGCCGCGGGCTCCGTGTGCCTCCGGCCGCGGGCTCCGTGTGCCTCGGGCCGCGGGCCCCGTGTGCCTCCGGCCGCGGGCCCCGTGTGCCTCGGGCCGCGGGCCCCGTGTGCCTCGGGCCGCGGGCTCCGTGTGCCTCCGGCCGCGGGCTCCGTGTGCCTCGGGCCGCGGGCTCCGTGTGCCTCGGGCCGCGGGCCCCGTGTGCCTCCGGCCGCGGGCTCCGTGTGCCTCCGGCCGCGGGCTCCGTGTGCCTCCGGCCGCGGGCTCCGTGTGCCGCGGGCTCCGTGTGCCTCGGGCCGCGGGCTCCGTGTGCCTCCGGCCGCGGGCTCCGTGTGCCGCGGGCTCCGTGTGCCTCGGGCCGCGGGCTCCGTGTGCCTCGGGCCGCGGGCCCCGTGTGCCTCGGGCCGCGGGCCCCGTGTGCCTCGGGCCGCGGGCTCCGTGTGCCTCGGGCCGCGGGCTCCGTGTGCCTCCGGCCGCGGGCTCCGTGTGCCTCGGGCCGCGGGCCCCGTGTGCCTCCGGCCGCGGGCTCCGTGTGCCTCCGGCCGCGGGCTCCGTGTGCCGCGGGCTCCGTGTGCCTCGGGCCGCGGGCTCCGTGTGCCGCGGGCTCCGTGTGCCTCGGGCCGCGGGCTCCGTGTGCCTCCGGCCGCGGGCTCCGTCTGCCTCCGGCCGCGGGCCCCGTGTGCCTCCGGCCGCGGGCCCCGTGTGCCTCCGGCCGCGGGCTCCGTGTGCCTCGGGCCGCGGGCCCCGTGTGCCTCCGGCCGCGGGCTCCGTGTGCCTCGGGCCGCGGGCCCCGTGTGCCTCCGGCCGCGGGCCCCGTGTGCCTCGGGCCGCGGGCTCCGTGTGCCTCCGGCCGCGGGCTCCGTGTGCCTCCGGCCGCGGGCTCCGTGTGCCTCGGGCCGCGGGCCCCGTGTGCCTCCGGCCGCGGGCTCCGTCTGCCTCCGGCCGCGGGCTCGGTGTGCCTCGGGCCGCGGGCTCCGTGTGCCTCGGGCCGCGGGCCCCGTGTGCCTCGGGCCGCGGGCCCCGTGTGCCTCCGGCCGCGGGCCCCGTGTGCCTCGGGCCGCGGGCTCCGTGTGCCTCCGGCCGCGGGCTCCGTGTGCCTCCGGCCGCGGGCTCCGTGTGCCTCGGGCCGCGGGCCCCGTGTGCCTCCGGCCGCGGGCTCCGTGTGCCTCGGGCCGCCCGGGGGGCGCTgacggccctgccctgcccctgccccgtggccccgggcccggcccgagCCGCGCGGAGCCGCCGCGCCGGTCACCAGGGGGTAGCATCGGCCCGCGGGCCCCGCTGctcggcacggctcggcacCGCACGGCGGCTCCTCCCGCTGCCCCGCTCCTCCCATTCGtgccgctgccccggccccgcgcctCCTCCCGCTGCCCCGGCACGCGGGTCCCTCCGCCGCGTGTCCCTCTCTGTCGCTCTGCCCGTTCCCCTGCAGCTCCCGATCCCCTCGCTCCTGCTGCGTCCCCTGGCAACGCCCCGATTTGCCCGTGCCAGGGCCCAGCCATCGGTTTCTTTTCCAAAGCATTTCGATACGTGTTCCTAAAATCGCATTTCCGTAAGCGAACCCAAACCTGTATTTCACTGCGGGCCCCACCCCCGCTGTCAGGTCGCATAGCAAAAACCATCCGTTCCCGGATTCGGTCCTTTTCAGACCGTAAGGTCAGTGATTCAAGTGGACGTTAA